ATAAACCCTATTTTAGAAAGTTAATCTCTTTTACTTTAGAAAGTAATATTGGAAATGATCATTGAAAGGACATCATAAGTGTTCTTAAATGAAAAAGTTTTATGGGTATTTATGGGTTTATGAAGttgtttagtgtttttttttctaggttttttgtgttgaaaattggatttcaaagcaaaaacaaaaaaaaacaagaatcttgatttttCAGCCACCATAATAACCAAAATAAGGGGAATTTCAAACAAAGCgttgtctattttattttttttcaaaataattttggatCAACAACTTATCATCCATCCCATTAacttaaaaaactaaagatTTGCATGCAAGCCTACCTTAATGGGCCAGACGTTTGACTTGGCTTATCAAGTCTAATAATgcattgtctatttttttttcttttttcattgtaatttttttgttttaaagtaatacctttttatgtctttttcttaataatttctaatttatattttaattaatacctctTCTCTAGAATTTTTTGGGCttatttagcatttttttttaaaatagagattaattttaattattttgtatgtatttaattttttaagaggttattgtgattcatctatattttttttttacattttatatagatgaactttatttttttaaaataaaaaaatatgtattttggaTAACATTTCTAATATAAGCAAccttacatgtttttattttattttattcaataagttttatttgtatgtcggtttttataattatttgatttaataaattaattaattttaataaataaattcattaaacacatCTGGGTAAATGGCTTGCATTGCGAGATTTAATATCTTGATCTACGTctctcttaattttattttttttgtttttagttatcattaatgattttttttcatctatttacacaaatagttcttgatttatttaattatatgtgtgCATAGACCTTCtgatttatatttagaaattgtttttacgtaaaaaaacatgtaagaaaagtttgcatgttcaatttttttactggaaaaaaaaaattgatcaatgacAGAACCCAGGTCAAATAGCTAGTATTTATTATAGGAGGAGGTAAAATCTCTTGAAAACCctctaaacaaataaacatagtCAAATCCATTGTCGAGTCTGATTTTATAACTTTAGACACAACTAGAGAAGAAGTGACTTCAAAACTTTTTAGAGGATATTCATGGTTTGAGTTTgtaagcaatatttttttattgctatctttttttttaagcaagtTTTCtacattagtatttttttttcatgatttaatccttcaaaattaaattagttgataattaagtttttttattgaacttggTTCAAGGATTTCACGATTTCCATGTTCATAGGGTTTGTGAtttaacccaagttaacttatatttttttccattgtttttaaatttttttttttttaattttcttttcaacattAGGTTATTTGATGATTAAACTTCATgatattattcaattttcttcCAAACACGTTCACCAAGGTATCTCGGGTGGGTCAGAGATTTTGTATCTTGACCCAAGTGAGCttgaatcaagtttttttacctttttaaattctattttttctttaatttttttccttcaacatTAAGTGATTCGATGATTGAGCttcatgatattatttaattttcttccgAACACGTTCACTCAGGTATAACGGGTGGGTCAGAGATTTTGCATCTTGACCCAAGTGGGCTTGAATCcagtttttttacctttttaaattattattttctttaattttatccttcaattttttatttgctagagATTGAGCttcaccttttttcttttttcttttgaagttatCTTGTtctcattttgatttattaggaaATGGTGTTTAAACGTTAATTTTTCTATGcttttttctatgagattacCCGATCTTACATCCATGATcacaaagtttttaaattaacctagttaaacttgagtttttttttttgttgtcttttttttaaaaaaaaaattgaccttcATCATTGAGTTGTTTCAAAATCTAGATTGGCTTAGATAGGGttctttaaaacttttttttgttgttatttttttggtctatttatttattgttgttgttttttttttaatcatattatttaaattatcaattgaATCGGTGACTCAAgtcttcgatttttttttcttgacattcTTTTTTCATGGTGAAAAACAATTTGCCCAACCCGCGACAAAGCGCAGGCTATAAATCtagttaacaaaaactaaaacatgtgGTGTTTTTATTATCCACCACCTCACATAACACTATTCACtgcaatagtgttttttttcctttgttttttttatctatgttttttttaaaattttactatttaatatttaatttgttagagATTCACCTATATGATTTGTTATTGTTTGCTTTTGATgtgattatatattaaaaaaaaaacagagagagagaagaagaagaagaagaagaagaaagtttagCATGTGATCAATTTCCATGGATGTGTTGGATTAGTTTTAATCTGTAGAGATCTTATAAGAAATTATAGAgtgctgtaaaaaaaaatcacaaagaacaAAAGGAATCATACTACAGACCACAGAGGTTCCTGATTACAATGATGAAATATTTCGCAAGCGGTTAGAGTGAatatttcctttcttctttgcCCGGCTTTGATATGGGAATATAAATAATCTATACCACAGAGGAAGCAGCAGCTCCAACTGcctgatttttttgtgttttaaaaatatttttatttttttattaatttcaaattaatatatttttagtgtttttaaattattttgatatgctgatattaaaaataattaaaaaaaaatcattgacatatattttgacaagaaaagttatttgaaaagaaacaaCAACCACACTACTATACAAGCTCTTCACAACCACCGTAAACAAGCTTAGTCTAGTCTGAGTACATGATATTTAAGATTGgttcataaaattaaaccaaGTTTGAATAATTTcgagtttaaaaataaagttaatgtaAGCttggtttgttattttttgatcAAGTCCAAGCTTGTTCatgaacataataaaattaaataaatataattgttttaacatagttattttaaaaatatttttttatctcgatATTGTATATTAGCTTTAAtctaaatgttaaaattatttaatgttttatacaGTTAATTTGCACTCtttataatgttaattttttgctAATATTCTCTTgggaaataattatttaaaaatatattttaggttCACAAAAATCTCAAGTCGAGATTGTTTTCATGAaaatgattgaaattttaaatttgaatttgctTAAATTCCTATATACTATTTCAATTTGCATATATCAATTAGAATAGAgattatatttatgaaaaagactaaaaaaccatatgtttaaaatatagttATCAAACCCGGCTTGAAGGTTGACCCGGCCAATGGATGAGGTTCCGGGTTACATGGGTTGACCCGGatcaacctaaaaaattaaaaaacaatatttgaggttttaatatttaatataaaaaaattaagaagcaatccatgtaaatatatgctatatatgttgtaaataataaagtttaaaagattatttcaaaagatttttatcccacattgaaaaaaaaacataatttttttcttgtaaatatagAATATACATACTAACCcacttcaaatttcaaattgaaataaaatattcttctaataattatataatgaactttgaaatgggttaataaccaactaaaaaaatatgaaaagggaatctttggctagataaaaaaaacacattttaaaacaaaatgggTCACCCGGGTTTCGGGTTGACCTAGTGGGTTAACTAGTTTTTCTAGGCTAATTGCAGGCCcggatttttaataaaataggcTCGATCAAGGTCCCGGGTCATCTGAATTGACCCACCAAGCTGGGTCTGATAACTATTGTTTAAAATCCAATTAGATTAGAAAATCATATTTAGAATTtgactaaatttttatatactaatttAACTAAgaatcatatattattttctttctcccCACACTATTAGGAATACTAAACAGTTAGTATTTGCTACAAATTACACTATAAATTTGACTAAAATTTTAGAGATTTGAATTtgactaaaattttatatagttattaaactataaatttgatttatgatggtacattatataaattaatttgaatagaCTTGTGTGTTCAAAGTTGATTAgaaaataagttataaataaaattaaaatgcgcgtttataaataaaattaaaatgtgcGCGCGCgcacaaataaaaagaaagatgagtTTTACTACAGCTGATTTTGTAGAATTTACCTTACAAGTTTTATAATaaagtttattaaattataaaattcatagtataacctataaaaaaaaattattaaagcatgtttagAAGAGGGCAAAATGGTTGAGGTAGAGGGAGTAGGATTAAATTATCATCTTTGTATATTATTATgaagattttaaaagaaattaaacaaagataaatCTCTTTTcactagaaaattaataaaaatctttaaaaaaataccttaagCTTATCCACAGtacaaggagagagagagagagtttgaatatctaataaaagtttaatggtaatatggtagttttttttaagtattttttattagaaaggtatataaataatttttttttattttttaaattttatttttaatattaacatgtcaaaatgatataaaaatatttaaaaaattaatttaaaataaattatttttttaaaattccttttaaaacacaataccaaataaatgCAGCATCACACTTTCCTTTAACAGATAGAATTATTAAAGAAACTCTGGATAATAATCTATTTTCGAAAATTAGTAATAAATATGAAGGTGAAAAATCAATATCAGCCTCTCTCCACAGTATAATCCATATCAGAAGTTTGTTGGCAAAACAAGACGTAGGGCACGAAAGAAAATTCACCAACGCATAGCCAACATGTATATAAACAACCTTTTCAAAGTCAAAGCCCTAATTTATCAAGCAGCGACACTTCAAGGAAAGTGAAAGCTTCTGCCTTGACGGCGCATGGCAACTCCTCAGCAGCAAGAAGAAGACTCTGAAGATGACTTAGACCCCATCAAGATCCTCCTACCAGACAAGCAAAACGGATTCTCTAAACTACAACATGACACACCAGCACAGGAAGTACAGCAGCATTACATCCATTCGATCAAGTCAACGGTGATGATCAGACAACTCCCATCACAAGGTCTCTCCTTCCAGCTCTGGCCAGCAGCTACAACTCTCTTCACTCTCCTCGACAACCACAGCACCAGCCCTTTATCACCAATTCTTGATACAATATCCAACGGTTCTACTCATGGGGATCTTAAGATTCTTGAACTGGGGTCAGGTACTGGGATTGTAGGAATTGCCGCAGCTGTGACGCTTGGTGCCAAGGTCACGGTCACAGACTTGCCTCACGTGATACCCAACTTGCAATTCAACGTGGATGCTAACGCTGACGTGTTGGCTTCACGAGGTGGGGCTGTAACTGTGGCAGCTCTAAGGTGGGGAGAGGATGCTGACGTGGAGGCAGTGGGGAGGGAGTTTGATCTTGTGTTGGCATCCGACGTCGTCTATTACGATTACCTTTACGAGCCTTTGCTTAAAACACTGCGTTTGTTGATGCTGGGTGAGGGTAAAAAGATGGTCTTTGTTATGGCTCATTTGAGGAGGTGGAAGAAGGATTCTGTGTTTTTTAAGAGGGCCAAGAAGGTTTTTAATGTTGAGGTTGTTCATGTGGATAGTCCCTGTGAAGGGTCTAGGATTGGTGTTGCTGTTTATCGCTTTGCTGCCAAGCCCCAAAGGTTGCCTGCTGGCTTAAATCGCAATTCTTTGTGATCAATGCCATCTTTGTTAAACAAGGAAATTCAcgatattttgttttcttgccaTTGAAATTCTATTTTTGCTACATAATTTCACTTGCCAAGCAcaggagagaagaaagaaaacagatCAAGGAAAATTACACGGTGCTATCATTATCATATTGTCTCCCCTTATCCAAGCAAAACTCCCAGACGACGGcgtaaagaaagaaacaaaaacagacCATTCAACAAATACGCACTGTCAAAGTTACACAACGCTGCCATGTTTCAGGTGATCGGGAAAAATATCTTTACATGGTCTCAAGCCTCTCACTAACAAACAGAAATATTATGCGGCTATTTTCACAAGCTTTTTTACAACAAGACACCCTCAATCAATCACAATACTCCAGTCAATAAATATGAATCATCTCAAGCCCTTTGAATTGCAAGCCGCCGGAGATTTACACTTATCTACATTCACGACATAAAATATTACCAACCGGATGAGAAGTCACCGTCCAAACACCTGAATGCTGCCATTGCAGTTTCAAATCACCGGCAGGAGAAGACCAACAATAAGCTTAGATGTGCTCAAACTGATCAAAAGAAACTGTCATTCCCAAGCTTCGGTCGAAAAGGAATATTTTATTTAGCCACTGAAAAAATACCTCATCTCTTCCTTAGAGCTGAGCCCTTAGCCACAGCTTTCATGCTCTGCGAATCCTTAAAGCAAACAAAGTGAACAATTGTTTGACCATTGGGGTAGACCGCAAAAACACTCGTCCCGATTTTCTTGTTGCAAAGCGCGCATGTAGTATCACTGGTAATCTTGACTACTGTTTTCCTACGATTATACATTTCATCCTTCACCTGTATACATGATAATTTGTGAGGAAAATAGAATGGGTACAGATAGTTGTGCAAAGCACACCAGCAAAGAAAAATGTAccaattggaagaaaaaaaaattatatttatgtaagaggggtgggggggggggggggcttatgaatgcataaaaaatactcACCTAAGGTATATATCAAGACAAGACAATCACTTTGATTCAAGAATGAAATGTTTTAGTCATATTAGCTTCAGTTTGAAGATAATTGAACTTGCCTCTTACAGTGAACTTTGCTATAAAACTTGGTGTACTGTAAATTGCAAGGAATTATTGAATCTTGCACAGAAGTTGTGCAAATTGATGGTTTGATAATTATTGAACAGATTTTTTTCCGTGtcaattatgtttttcttttcaacagcCATACTAGTGAGTACTGATACAAAAGGGTTACCCCATCATAAATATGGCCTCTATGACAGAAGTTACGATCAGTGCAAGCTAAATGCCATAATTCTTAGTGCTACTCTCGTGTTTCATAAATAATCCTTTCCTTCAAGCTATTAAATCTTCTTATAGAAATACTGTGATTGGTTAGGATTCCTGGTGCAAATAACTTATACTAACATGTTCCCCCAGTTGAATGTGTATGCATTATACAGTGGATACCTGCAGGTTCTCACTCTGCCTCAAGCTTTTGATTACTGAGAGATTCCTGTATGCTTCACTGGATTTTTTCAGAAGAGGTCCAAGAAAGGGAAGCAAGTTCTGCA
This Populus alba chromosome 7, ASM523922v2, whole genome shotgun sequence DNA region includes the following protein-coding sequences:
- the LOC118063309 gene encoding uncharacterized protein, producing MATPQQQEEDSEDDLDPIKILLPDKQNGFSKLQHDTPAQEVQQHYIHSIKSTVMIRQLPSQGLSFQLWPAATTLFTLLDNHSTSPLSPILDTISNGSTHGDLKILELGSGTGIVGIAAAVTLGAKVTVTDLPHVIPNLQFNVDANADVLASRGGAVTVAALRWGEDADVEAVGREFDLVLASDVVYYDYLYEPLLKTLRLLMLGEGKKMVFVMAHLRRWKKDSVFFKRAKKVFNVEVVHVDSPCEGSRIGVAVYRFAAKPQRLPAGLNRNSL